The following nucleotide sequence is from Pseudomonas putida S13.1.2.
CCGATGGCGACACCAATACCGTTGCGTCCATCAGCCCGCCGACCACCACGCCGTTCATGAGCAATCAGAACGTTGGCTCCATCACGGTGGATGGTCAGAGCCTGGAGGGTCAGGCGTGTGTGTCTGCTTTGACCGTCAACCTCGACAACAGCCTGCAGGCGCAGCGCTGTATCGGTAACGGCAAGCTCGGCCCAGGCGCGCAGATCGCCACCGAGGCGGCCATCACCGGGACCATCACCATGGCCTGGTCGAATCGCGCCTGGCAGATCTGGAAGAACACCTTCAGCCGCAAGACCATCGCGGTGGCGTTCCCGATCACTGACAGCTTGGGCAACCGCTATGACCTGTCGTTTCCGGCGCTGGAGGTCGATGGCGACCTGCCGAACGGCGGCAAGCGCGATCTGATCGAGGTCACGCTGAACTACACCGTTGCCAAGCAGGCCCCGACCATCACCCGCATGCCGTTCGTGCCTGTCACCAGCGTGTCGGTGACCCCGACCACTGCTTCGATTGCCGTAGCAGCAACCCGCCAGCTGACCGCCTCTGCGCTTCCATCGGGCGCATCTCAGGGCGTCACCTGGAGCAGCTCGGCCCCGTCGATTGCCACGGTCAACTCGTCCGGCCTGGTCACCGGCGTGGCCGCGGGGTCGGCCGTCATCACCGCCACCAGCGTGTCGGACCAGACCAAGACCGCCACCTCGGCGATCACGGTCACCGCATAACTCGCATCACCTTTGGCCGCTCCGGGTAAACGCCGTCCGGAGCGGCCCTTTTTATGGCGTGGCGTGAGGATGATTCATGGCTCTCAAGCTGAAAAAGGTCGACTCCAGCAAGAACGCAGAAGCGCGCTGGGAAGAGTTCGATGCCGACACCAAAGTTCTGCTGATGCCGCTGGACAACCAGCAGTACCAGATCGCCCTGGAGCGTATGCGCCGCCGCCTGGCCCGCAACGATGCCCAGTTCGGCCAGGAGGCGGTGGGCGTGATCGAGGGCGAAAAGACCGAGCACGATAACCACTGCCTGCTCCTGGCTTCCTTCATCGTCCAAGACTGGCAAGGTGCCCAGGACGAGAACGGCAAGCCCCTGGCCTACAGCGAAAACACCTGCGCCGAGATGCTGCGTGGTGATTCCGAGTTCTTCTACTTCGTCCTGCGCCGAGCCGCGGCCATTGCCGCCGACAACCTGGCTGAGCAGGACGAGATCAAGGGAAAGCTGTCGCCCGCTTCGAATGGGAGCGGGAATGGGGCCAGCGAACCGAAAAACGAAGCCTGATCTACCAGAAGCTGCGCATCGCGGTACCGGATGAGCCGGAACTGGATGTGATCACCGGCAGCCTGCTGAACGCGTTCCGAAATGCGGCGCGCGGCCGGCGCTACCTGGTCGGTGCAGCATCAGTACAGCCGCTGAGGCTATCTGCGCGGGAAATCTCTGACTGGCTTGAGGTACACCCGTTGCCCCTGCCCAGGCGGCTCGTCGACGAGGTGATATTCGCCCTGGATGAGGCCGCACTGGCGGAAGAAGACGATTAACGGAGGAGTCATGGCAGAACAGCAGAGCCAGGCGGAGGAGGGAACGGGCGAGCTCGATACCCCGCTTTCGCCTGAAGCGATGATCGAGGAGAAGCGCAGGGCAGATGAGCTGCTTGAGCGCCGCCTGTCCCGGCTTGAAGAGGCTGCGGGGTTGTCGAAGCTGACGTAGTCGTGCAGGCACAGGTCTCCTGGTGATAGATTTGAGCAAAACCAAGGAGGACCGTAGTGAAGAAATTACTGATACTTGCCCTCGCTGTCTTTTCTCTGGCTGCCAACGCTGACGAGAACATGAACAAGTGCAAAAAGATCTCTGCCATGGCAGGAGAAGCTATGGAGGCTCGTCAACGTGGAGACCTGCTGGAGGATGCCATGGCCTCCGTTGGAGATCAGAGCAAGTTTTCCAATGCTGTCGTCATGAAGGCATACGGCGCGCCTATAGGATTGAGCGCGCGGCTTAAAGAAAAAGCCGTTGTGGAATTCAGAAACGAGGCGTTTGCCGAGTGCTACCAGGCATTCAACTGAAGCCCCGATGAACAACAACCCGCTTCGGCGGGTTTTTTTATGCCTGGAGAAAGCCATGGCGTTGAAATCCCGCCTCGAATTGGAAGTTGATGGCCGCAGTGCGGAGCAGCAGGTAAACGACATTCGGTCGGCCCTCGAGGCGCTGGAGCAGGCTGGCGTGAGGGCAAGCTCTACGCTCAGGAAGTCCGGCGGTGACTATTCGAACCTGGCCATGTCGCTGGCGAAGGTCCAGGCCGCCAACGACAAGGCAGTATCATCGAACGATGCAGCGACCAAGAGCGCTGACGCAGCAGCGAAAGCCGCCGCAAATCAGCGAAAAGAGCTTGATAGCCTTCTCGGCAAGATCGATCCACTCACCAAGAAGTTGAACGACTTGGCCGCCCAAGAAGCAGCCTTGGCTCAGGCTCGTGATTCTGGGCAGATCAACTCAGCCACCTTTGACGCCTACAGCCGAAGGCTGCAGGATTCTCTGAACTCGCTTGCCGGCGTGTCGAATGCCCAGAAGGTGGTGGGCGAAACGGCTGAGCAGGCCAGGACCCGTATCCTCGCGATTGCTGACGCTTCGGTGAAGGCCGCGCAGGAGCAGCGCAACCTCGCAAGCGTAGCTACCGGGCTTTCTGAGGCAGAGCAGGGCCTGCTGTCCGGGAACATGGTGCTCGCGGCCAATCAAGGACGCTTGGCTGAGTCGACTCAGAAGGTAGCAGCCGCCAATCGGCAGGCAGAGGTGGCCACCGAGGCGCAGGCCGAAAGCCTGAACGATCTTCTCGCTGCAATCGACCCGACCACCCGAGCCCTCAACCGCCTGGATGAGCAGGAGCGCAAACTGGCGCAACAGAAGAAGATCGGCGCCCTTGATGCCGACACCTTCGCTCAATATCAAGGCAAGATTGACCAGGCGCGCGCTGCCCTGAACGGTTTCGACGATGGGCTGAACCGCACCGGCAACACTGCAAAGCAGAATGCAGCCGCACTGCGAATGCTGCCGGCGCAGTTCTCCGACATCTTCATCAGCCTACAAGGCGGTCAAGCACCGCTGACGGTCTTCTTGCAACAGGGCTCGCAGATCAAGGATTCGTTCGGAGGAATTGGTGCCGCCGCGAAGGCCATGGGCGGATACGTGCTCGGGCTGGTAAACCCATTCACGTTGGCTGCTGCCGCCGTCGCTGCTCTCGGTGTGGCGTACTACCAAGGGTCGAAGGAGCAGGATGAATTCCGCAAAGCTTTAGTAGTCACTGGTAACGCAGCGGGCACCACCACTACCGAGCTGGCTGCCATGGCAGAGCGTGTCGGCGCAGTTACTGGAACCACTGGTGGAGCAGCCGCGGCCCTGGCTCAGATTGCCGCCACGGGCAAGATAGCCATAGATCGATTCGAGGAAATTGCGGTTGCCGCTGTTTCGTTCGAGAAGGCAACCGGCAAGGCAGTGTCCGAAACCGTAGCCGAGTTTGCGCGGCTGGCTGACGACCCGGTACGCGCCGTAGCCGAGCTGAACGATAAGTACAACTTCCTCACCGCTTCGGTATTTGAGCAAATAAAGGCCGCCAAGGAGCAGGGTGATAGCGATGCAGCGGCGGCGATAGCGCAAGAGGCATTAGCAAAGGCGTTCACCGAGAGATCTTCGACAATTAAGGAGAACCTCGGGACTCTTGAACGGGCCTGGAATGATGTGGCTGGTGCGGCCAAGGCTGGCTGGGATGCGATCTTGGATATCGGCAGGGAGTCTAACCAAGGCCCTGATATCAAGGCCATCCAGCAAAAGATCAACTACCTGAAGTCGAACTTGGATACTGGCTATGAGGGTCTGAACGACAGGAAGCAAATCGCAGCGCTTCAGGCCGAACTCGACGCATACGAGAAGAAAACCAAGGCCGAGCAGGAGTCAGCCCGCGCGGCAGCCGAGAACGCCAGGATTCAGCGCGAAGGCCAGATTGCCTATGAGCAGCACCAGAAGAACATCGAGCAGAATTTCACCAAACAGCAGAAGATGAACAAGGCGCTTGAGGATGAGCAGAAGCGCATAAACGCAGCCCGGGCTGCCGGCTACGTCATCACCAGGCAGGAAGAGGAAGCAGCGCTCAAGGCCATCCGCAACAACCCGGTCTACAAGGATTCGAGCACCACCAAGCCGGTCAAGGAAGACGCCGGCCAGCGCATGCTGGACGAGGCACGCCAGCGCTACGCCGTGCTGCAACAGCAGAGCCGCGTAATTGCGGGGGAAGTCGACCAGACCCAGAGGCTCGGCACCGAAGCCAAGAAGCTGATCGAGCTCGAAACCGAGATCGCCAACCTCAAGGAGCAAAAGACCCTCACTACGTCGCAGAAGCAGGTTCTGGCGATGGCTGAGCTGAACCTGGCCCAGCAGAAGCAGAACACTGAGCTTGAAAAGGCCAACCAGCTGACCCAGACCCGCTTGGAGAACGAGGCCAAGCTGAAGGCTTTCACGGATAACCTCCAGTCACAGTTGGAGCTATCGCGCGAGGGCCAGGAAGTAGAACTGGCCGGGGCAGGGCAAAGCGACAGGTTGCGCCGGCGACTCCAGGACGATCTGAAAATCCGCCAGGACTATCAGAAGCAACTGGACAAGCTCAGCCGCGACTACAACCAGATCAAGAACCCTACGTCCGAGGACACGGATCTCTACAAGGGTGAGACAGAGGCCCTGCGGGCTGCGCTAGCAACCCGGCTGGTCGATCAGCAGAACTACTACACCGCGCAGGACGCGATGCGTGGCGAATGGCTGATTGGGGTTTCCGAGTCGTGGCAGAACTACGTCGACATCGCCACCAACTACAACGAGCAGGCACGGGCGGCTACCGAGTCGATCCTTGGCGACACCACTTCGTCGATCTCCGGCAGCATTCAGGGGATCATCAAGGGTACGGAAAGCCTTGGCGATGCCTTCGGCAACCTGGCGGGCACCATCGCCAACTCGATGCTCAGTGCATTCGCCGACATCACGGCGCGCTTCCTTGTCATGCAGGCTCTGAAACTCGCCGGAATTCAGACGGAAGCCACTCAGACGGTAGCGGCGGAGGGGGTCAAGACCACCGCCAAGCTGACAACGGACGCGGTCACCACGACCAGCAGTCTGGCATCCATCGGCACCGTGCTTACTGCCAACCTGGCGGCAGCTGCTGAAACTCTGGCCTCCTGGGCTCCAGCCGCACTCGTGGCATCGATCGGTACATTCGGCGCCGCTGCTGTTGTGGGCGGCACCGCGCTGGTCGCGGCCTATGCGTTGCTCAAGGGATTCTCCGAAGGCGGCTACACCGGCTCAGGCGGAAAGTACGAACCGGCGGGAGTGGTGCACAAGGGTGAGGTGGTCTGGTCTCAGGCTGATATCCGTCGTTTCGGCGGCGTGTCTGCGGTCGAGGCGCTGCGCACCGGCAACGTCACGCCGATCACTGCGGCGCGCATGGCTGGCGGCTCGCAGAGCCAGTCCGGCACAGCTTCAGCTTCTGGCATCCAGCAAAGCATCAACATCCACAACTACAACAACAGCCAGGTCGAAACCCGCCAGCGCTCAAACGGCGATATCGACGTGATCGTCAAGGCAGCCGTCGAGGAAGTGGCCGGCCAGTTCTCGGCTGGCTACGGACAGGTGGTTGATGCGTACGAGGGCGCATACGGGTCTCGGCGAACTGGCTCCTAACGAGGAATGGCAATGATTAAATACCCGGCAGAATTGCCACTTCCTCTGCAGGAGGGGTATGGCCTGAGCACGGTTGATCCGATGCGGGCCACCCAGATGGTCACTGGGCGGACGCGGTATCGTGTTCGGCACCGCTACGTCCCGACCGAGGTGCGTTTCAACTTCAACTTCAGCCAGGCCGAGGCCGGACTTTTTGAGGCGTGGTATGCCCGGACCATCAACAACGGTCTGGAGTGGTTCGAAATCCAGCTCCAGACGCCTGCCGGTTTCACGACCTACCAGGCTCACTTCAAGAGCATCCCGTCCGGGCCCGACCTGACACAGATCACCAGATGGCGCTACTCGGCAGCGGTCCAGCTGAAAGAGCGCCCGCTGATCCCAGAGGGCTGGGAGCAATTCCCGCAGTACTGGCTGAACAAGAACGTGATCGACCTCGCTATGAACAAGGAGTGGCCGGAAGCATGAGCCTAATCGAGGAGTGTTACGCCTCGGGCAGGGGCGAGCTGGTCGATACCATCGAGGCCAGGAAGGAGGGCGGCACCGTATCCCACCTGTACTGCTCGGGATGGGAAGACCGGGTGTGCACCACCGAGGACGGCCGCACGCTGACGTTCATTGCGATGGCCATGGACCTGGCCCTGCCAAAGAACGACAACAGCGCTTTCCAGAACCTGGTGCTTGGGCTGGACAACGTGACTGGCGAGGTGCAGGAGGTCGTGGAGGAGGCCAAGGCGGCCGACGACCGCTTCATCATCACCTTCCGGCGCTACCTGGCCGAAGACCTGACGTTCCCCCAAGAGCGGTACCGCATGACGCTGCTCAGCCGGGAGTATGAGGACGATGTTGCCAAGCTGACCGCCGGCTTCTTCGACCTGCTCAACACCAACGGTCTGCGCACCGTGCTGACCACCACCTTGGCACCTGGCCTGAAGTACCTCTAACCATGATCGAGAAATTCATGCGCGCCCCGTATCGCGAGGGTGCACGGGGGCCTATCGCCTTCGATTGCTGGGGGATGTGCATCACCGTTCGCCACGAGGTGTTCGGCCTGCCGCTGCTGCCCAGCCTCGGCGCCGTGGGCAAGAACAGGCTCAGGGCCAATACCGCCGCCTATCACGACCTGAGCCAAGGCATGGAGGAGTGCGCCCCGGAGCCTGGGGCCATTGCTGCCGTGTTCCGCGGTTCGCTCTGCCTGCATGTTGGGGTGGTGGTGGAGAGCGAAGGGCGCCTGAAGGTGCTGGACACAAACCCCGGCGGCGCCTGCCTCCGGACGACCGGCGAGTTCGAGGCCGCTCACCCGAAAGTGGTGTACTACCGATGATCGAGTTCTATCCGAACAAGCTGAGTGACACGGCGCCGCTCGGCACCTGGAAGACCGACCGCCGCATGTCTATCGAGGAATGGCTGAAGTCCCTTGCCCCATCCTATGAGCGCCGGGAAAGCCCGCCGATCAGCGTTGTGCTCAATGATGAGGTGATCGATCAGCGCCTGTGGCACAAGGTGAAGTTTAAGCCTGCCGACCTGCTGCAGATCTACCGCGAGCCGAAGGGCACCGACCCGTTTTCCATCACCTTCGCGCTGTTCAAAGGCGCCAAGGCGGTGCTGAAGTCCATCATGCCCAAGATGCCCGGCATGCCATCCAGCGCCGGCACCCAGCAGGGTGACCCACTGACAGAGGCCAGCGCCAAGGGCAACAAGGTCAAGCTGGGCGAGCCGGTGCGCCAGATCGCGGGCCACCAGCGGGTATATCCGTCGTATCTGACCCAGCCCCGACGGGCGCATGTCTCTCCGCGTGACCAGCGCGTTGAAATGCTGCTGTACATCGGCGAGGGCGAGTACGACGTGCCGCTGGCCAAGGTGAAGGTGGGCGAAACCCCGCTGATCTCCCTGGGCGCAGACGCGACGTTCACCATTTACCCGCCGGGCGCTGACCTGTCGGCCGATCCTGCCCATATCAACTGGTTCAACGTTCCAGAGGTAGGGGCGAGCTCCAGCGGCTCGGCCGGCCTTGAGCTGACCGTGGCCACCGACCTCACCAGGTCGGCAACGGCTTCGGCCTACCAGTTCGTTGACGATACGATCAGCGTGCCGTCCGGATCCGGCCAGTTCCCGGCCGACTGGTCGAATGGGATCATCATCCGTGTGCTTGCGCCGTACACCTACACGGTGATCGACGGCGGCGCGGGGCGCGATATCGTGCGTGGTCCGCTGGAAATGCTGAACCCAACGGCAGGCATGCTGATCGAGGTGGCCGGTGCAAATGCGGGCCTGTATGTGGTGCACAGCTACACGCCATACAGCCCAGGCGTTCCGGCAGACCCTGGCACCGCTTCGACGCTGACCGGCTCATCCGCACCGAGCCGGTACGACTTCGACGTCACGCCGCTGAGCTTTAGCCTGGTCCGTGGAGCATCTACTTACCCGGTGACGCTGAACACAGCAACGACCGACTTCACCGGCCTGGTCTCTGCCCTGAATACTTTGCTCAGCGGCACGCCATTCCAGGCGCAGCAGAGCAGCGGGCTCCTGCGCTTCGTTGAGCTCACCCCGTTCGCTGGGCAGGCCATCACGGCGACCGGCGCATCAACCATCCTGGGATCGTCTCCGGTCGGGGTGACTGGCACGGCCACGACCAGCGGAATTCCCGAGCAGCCAGCGGAAATGACGCTGGACTACGACGGCGGGTCGCCTGTGGTGGGCCTGGCGCTGGGCCAGGGCCTCGCAACCATAGGGCCCCGTGGTCTTCGCTACCGGATCACGGCCTTCAGTACGAGCTTGCTCGAGGTTGAGCGCCTGACCTCGTCCGGGTCTACCGACGCGGGCTGGCCTGGATTCAGCTCCATGCAGACGGTGAACGGCCTGATCACGCTGGACGCATCGAACCTTCAGGGCGGCTACCGAGGTCCGTTTGCACTATGCCCGGAAGGGGAAAAGATTACCGATATCGAGTGGACCGTCACCTTTGCCAATGGCCTATGCGGAATTGGTCGAGAGGGACAGATCTACGAAGTCACTGCATATCACGTGTTCGAGTATCGGGACATGGATATCGCCGGCGACTGGACCGTTATCGAAAAGGCCCACACAGGAGGGTCGCTTGATGCGCAGGGATTCACAAATAGGACTACTGCGCCTTACCCGATGCGTGGCGAGGCAAGGATTAGAGAGCTTTACGTTGATCGGCCTGGCCGAGTCAACGACGAAGCGCGGGATGACGCCACCTGGACAGACCTGCGCGGGCGCATGCAGAACTCGCCCACCAGCTACCCGGGACTGACGGTGATGACCTGCAACATCCGTGGAGGTGACCGGCTGTCTGCGCAGTCGGAGAGCCAGGTCAGCGTCGAGGCAACCCGCATCCTGCCGTTGATGGAGGGCGGTGCTGGGCCAAGCCGCGACATCGTGCCATGGTGCATCTATCAGCTGAAGCAGCGCGGGTACACGGACGATGATCTGGATCTGCCCGAGTGGCAGGCATTCCACAACAACTGCGTTGCCCGCGGCGATACCTACGATGAGACGCTGGACTCGACGATCACGGTCAAGGACATGATCAACAACGCCTTGGCGTGCAGCTTCGGTGAGCTGGTGACCTTCAGGGGCCTGCTGCGACCGGTGCGAGACAGCGCCCGGGCAGCGTTCGACGTCACCTACGGCCCGAAAACGCAGACCTACTCGCCACAGAACATGACCAAGATGCTGAAGATCAGCGGCGCCATGCCGTCGATCAACGACTTCGACGGCGTGGATGTGGAGTACTTCTCCCGCGAAACATGGGCTTGGGAGACGGTTGAGTGCCGCTGGCCAGGTGACCTTGGCACAAAGGTCGAGAAGATCAAGATGCCGGGTGTCAGCGACCGAACCCGGGCGTGGCGCATCGGCATGCGTCGGCGTGGCCATCAGAAGTTCCGCACCGACGTTTACACCTGGGAAACCGAGATGGACGGCAGCAACAGCGGCTATCTGAGCTTCGCGGCCGTTGCTGATGACGCTCCAAAGCGGTGCCAGAGCGCAATCCTGCTGGCCTTCGAGGTAACCGGATCGGGAACGCTGCTGACCTCATCGGAACCGCTGGACTTCAGTGCCGGCGGCGAGCACCGGATCGGCGTGCGCAAGCTGGACGGCACGCTATCCGGGCCCTGGACTGCCACGCAGGTGGATCCGTACACGGTCCGCGTCGATTCACTCGACTTCACCCCAGAAGTGGATGGCCCGCTTGAGCCGCCTCACATCCTGTTCGGACCGGCCTCGCGCTGGGCCTACCCGGTGCTGATTACCAGTTCCGACCCAGCCAACGGCAACAGGGCGATGAAGGGCATGCCATACGACGCCCGCGTTTACACCTACGACGACCAATTCCCACCGGCCTGACCGGACCTTATCGAGCATGCCCGCCTTGTGCGGGCTTTTTCATGCCCGGAGAAAATATGCGATACAGCACTGGAAACCCAGTTGAGCCGGACGGTTCGAGCAGTCCATTCGATCTTCATGACAATGCGGGAAATTTGGACCTCGCAGCTAATGGGACTGCGCCGACCTGGATCGACAGGCTTGGCGTGACAA
It contains:
- a CDS encoding phage tail length tape measure family protein produces the protein MNNNPLRRVFLCLEKAMALKSRLELEVDGRSAEQQVNDIRSALEALEQAGVRASSTLRKSGGDYSNLAMSLAKVQAANDKAVSSNDAATKSADAAAKAAANQRKELDSLLGKIDPLTKKLNDLAAQEAALAQARDSGQINSATFDAYSRRLQDSLNSLAGVSNAQKVVGETAEQARTRILAIADASVKAAQEQRNLASVATGLSEAEQGLLSGNMVLAANQGRLAESTQKVAAANRQAEVATEAQAESLNDLLAAIDPTTRALNRLDEQERKLAQQKKIGALDADTFAQYQGKIDQARAALNGFDDGLNRTGNTAKQNAAALRMLPAQFSDIFISLQGGQAPLTVFLQQGSQIKDSFGGIGAAAKAMGGYVLGLVNPFTLAAAAVAALGVAYYQGSKEQDEFRKALVVTGNAAGTTTTELAAMAERVGAVTGTTGGAAAALAQIAATGKIAIDRFEEIAVAAVSFEKATGKAVSETVAEFARLADDPVRAVAELNDKYNFLTASVFEQIKAAKEQGDSDAAAAIAQEALAKAFTERSSTIKENLGTLERAWNDVAGAAKAGWDAILDIGRESNQGPDIKAIQQKINYLKSNLDTGYEGLNDRKQIAALQAELDAYEKKTKAEQESARAAAENARIQREGQIAYEQHQKNIEQNFTKQQKMNKALEDEQKRINAARAAGYVITRQEEEAALKAIRNNPVYKDSSTTKPVKEDAGQRMLDEARQRYAVLQQQSRVIAGEVDQTQRLGTEAKKLIELETEIANLKEQKTLTTSQKQVLAMAELNLAQQKQNTELEKANQLTQTRLENEAKLKAFTDNLQSQLELSREGQEVELAGAGQSDRLRRRLQDDLKIRQDYQKQLDKLSRDYNQIKNPTSEDTDLYKGETEALRAALATRLVDQQNYYTAQDAMRGEWLIGVSESWQNYVDIATNYNEQARAATESILGDTTSSISGSIQGIIKGTESLGDAFGNLAGTIANSMLSAFADITARFLVMQALKLAGIQTEATQTVAAEGVKTTAKLTTDAVTTTSSLASIGTVLTANLAAAAETLASWAPAALVASIGTFGAAAVVGGTALVAAYALLKGFSEGGYTGSGGKYEPAGVVHKGEVVWSQADIRRFGGVSAVEALRTGNVTPITAARMAGGSQSQSGTASASGIQQSINIHNYNNSQVETRQRSNGDIDVIVKAAVEEVAGQFSAGYGQVVDAYEGAYGSRRTGS
- a CDS encoding phage tail tube protein, producing the protein MSSGARVTSYLIPEVTPGITPTTGDWDTLRLTSNTLSPTVNTQVSDEITESRISQGSVVSSTDIQGDLVGELSYSTFDKLLEAAFYGTWDDDVLTVGSTRRTFTVAKNFNDVNVYTLFKGMHASVFALDIPSDGKITATFTMAGLDYADGDTNTVASISPPTTTPFMSNQNVGSITVDGQSLEGQACVSALTVNLDNSLQAQRCIGNGKLGPGAQIATEAAITGTITMAWSNRAWQIWKNTFSRKTIAVAFPITDSLGNRYDLSFPALEVDGDLPNGGKRDLIEVTLNYTVAKQAPTITRMPFVPVTSVSVTPTTASIAVAATRQLTASALPSGASQGVTWSSSAPSIATVNSSGLVTGVAAGSAVITATSVSDQTKTATSAITVTA
- a CDS encoding DUF1833 family protein — encoded protein: MSLIEECYASGRGELVDTIEARKEGGTVSHLYCSGWEDRVCTTEDGRTLTFIAMAMDLALPKNDNSAFQNLVLGLDNVTGEVQEVVEEAKAADDRFIITFRRYLAEDLTFPQERYRMTLLSREYEDDVAKLTAGFFDLLNTNGLRTVLTTTLAPGLKYL
- a CDS encoding host specificity factor TipJ family phage tail protein, whose protein sequence is MIEFYPNKLSDTAPLGTWKTDRRMSIEEWLKSLAPSYERRESPPISVVLNDEVIDQRLWHKVKFKPADLLQIYREPKGTDPFSITFALFKGAKAVLKSIMPKMPGMPSSAGTQQGDPLTEASAKGNKVKLGEPVRQIAGHQRVYPSYLTQPRRAHVSPRDQRVEMLLYIGEGEYDVPLAKVKVGETPLISLGADATFTIYPPGADLSADPAHINWFNVPEVGASSSGSAGLELTVATDLTRSATASAYQFVDDTISVPSGSGQFPADWSNGIIIRVLAPYTYTVIDGGAGRDIVRGPLEMLNPTAGMLIEVAGANAGLYVVHSYTPYSPGVPADPGTASTLTGSSAPSRYDFDVTPLSFSLVRGASTYPVTLNTATTDFTGLVSALNTLLSGTPFQAQQSSGLLRFVELTPFAGQAITATGASTILGSSPVGVTGTATTSGIPEQPAEMTLDYDGGSPVVGLALGQGLATIGPRGLRYRITAFSTSLLEVERLTSSGSTDAGWPGFSSMQTVNGLITLDASNLQGGYRGPFALCPEGEKITDIEWTVTFANGLCGIGREGQIYEVTAYHVFEYRDMDIAGDWTVIEKAHTGGSLDAQGFTNRTTAPYPMRGEARIRELYVDRPGRVNDEARDDATWTDLRGRMQNSPTSYPGLTVMTCNIRGGDRLSAQSESQVSVEATRILPLMEGGAGPSRDIVPWCIYQLKQRGYTDDDLDLPEWQAFHNNCVARGDTYDETLDSTITVKDMINNALACSFGELVTFRGLLRPVRDSARAAFDVTYGPKTQTYSPQNMTKMLKISGAMPSINDFDGVDVEYFSRETWAWETVECRWPGDLGTKVEKIKMPGVSDRTRAWRIGMRRRGHQKFRTDVYTWETEMDGSNSGYLSFAAVADDAPKRCQSAILLAFEVTGSGTLLTSSEPLDFSAGGEHRIGVRKLDGTLSGPWTATQVDPYTVRVDSLDFTPEVDGPLEPPHILFGPASRWAYPVLITSSDPANGNRAMKGMPYDARVYTYDDQFPPA